The segment AGAGCAAGTGGCcaacgtgtatatgtgtgtccgtgtgtgtttgtgtgtcccaCAAAGGAGACAAGGccggagggagaaagaaagaaaagaaaagacatggACCGAATTCAGCCAGTTTCCCTTGGTGTGTGATGGCGATTTAGACAACCAATTCCTCTAAGGCTTCTGTCAAAGGCTGTAGCGGGTTCTTGACCTCAAGCAGTCAAAATGGAAagcgaggggggctggagcgatagcacagtgggtagtacgtttgccttgcacgcggccgacccgggttcgattcccagcatcccatatggtcctctgagcaccaccaggagtaattcctgagtgagtgcatgagccaggagtaatccctgtggatcgccaggtgtgacaacccccccaaaaaaagaaggaaagcaaggGACAAGAACAGTCATCAAGAACTACAttcaggaccagagcaatagaacagtggggagggcgctagccttgcacatggctgacctgggttcaattcccagcatctcatagggtctcctgagcactgccaggtctaatccctgagtgcagagccaggggaaattcataaggaaaaaaaaaaagaattccagggAAACAGAAAAGAAGGGGGAACAAGTTAGGGATCCTTCTGGGAGGGGTCTCCTAAGGTAGGGTCCCCTCACTTGCTGTTTCTTTGCTGCTTATTTCCAGCCAGAGAAACCTGTGTCCTCtattgaacacacacttctcccccctctcccctcacatctttctaagcaaatttcaaggAAATctttcttgcttcacacacacacacacacacacacacacacacacacacacacacacacaccccactatCCTGGTAtcagagtgataggacaatgagtcaggcatttgttttgcatgcagccgacctgggctcaatccccagcatcccacagggtcccctgagcatcactaggagtcatttctgagcacagaaccaggaggaagccctgagcatcgctgaatgtggcccccaaaccaaaacaccttTATCATATACTGAGAAATATCTATAAAATACCTTACTTTCTTACCTTGTATTGTTCTCCAGAACTCCCTCtatcttttccatttatttatttatttatttacttttctttttgggtcacacctgctgatactcaggggttactcttggctctgcactcagggatcactcctggtggtgttctggggacccagTGGGAggccggagatcaaaccagggtcgatcatgtgcaaggcaaataccgtatcatctctgtactattgctctggctctgagctctctCTATCTTTTAGATGGAATCTgaaagatttattatttattaatttatttattaagttatggtcacagctggcagtgctcagggttgacttccagcttggtgctcagggatcacttctggcagggttcggggaagcctatgtggtgccggggattaaactcgggtctaccacatgtaaggcaagtgccctgacaccccagaggctcccctgaaccccaccgggagtgatcccagaacacagtgccaggaggaagccctgagcaccgccaggggtgaccccaagaACCACAGGCAATAGCAAGCAAAAGAAGTTAGACtttggggtcggagcgatagcacagagggtaggtcatttgcctggcatgtggatgacttggattcaatccccagtatcccatatggttcccccaagcaccgccaggagtaattcctgagtgcagaaagtgcagagccaggagtaacccctgagcatcgctgggtgtggcccaaaaggcaaaaaaaaaaaaaaaaggggaaaaagcaaatgaaaaaagaagttaGACTTTATTGTACAGTTGAACTTCTGGAAGTTCAACTTGAAGTTCAAGTTGAACATTGGGTCCCTCCCCAATGCTCAGGTCTTCATCCATCCTGTGTGGCATCCCTGAATGCCCGGGTCGGAAACATCTGCCCCATAGCACATGTCCTTCCTGGCAGTTCCAAGAACTTCATTTCACACCCCTTGGACTTTCCGGGGGAAGTGGTGCCACCATCCTCATCCCTGTTCTGCTTTCTGGGTGGAGAGAGATCCAGGTCACAGTGGCACAGGCCATCCTGGGCGCGACAGACACAttagagaagggctggagagagagaggagcagagagcaggggaggatggaggagatgTTCACCCCCGAGGGGCCAGGAGGCCCAGGTAAGACTGGGGGTACAGGGGGTGGTGTTCTGGGGTGCGGGAGGAGCCCTTACTGGTCGCAGTCTGGAGAGGCTCAGCCGGGGACCCACTCAGTGGGACGCATCTGTCCCATACAGAGGAGACATTGGAGAAGCAGAGGTTGATGGAGAACAAGGCTGGAATATTCCAGAATTTGAGGTGGTGGTCAGGTAAGTGTGTGGTTCagctgcctgggggagggggtcggCGGGAAGTGTGTCTTGCATGGGTGCACGGGAAAGGGGTGGGCACAGACTCAGCCCTGCCCTCGGCCACTCTTGCAGAGCGCCTGCCCCAGGTCCGTCTTCGTCTCGTGCAGCTGCTCATTTCCATGGGCCTCTTCCTGCTATTAGTGACCATCCTGTCCCAGGGTGAGTTCAAGGGGCCGTGGGCTTGGAGTCTGAGGTCCCTCTGGGTTCTCTCTGGTACGGCAGTTCCCTAAAGAAGTAGGTTTTGACTCCATCTCATATGCTGTGTGACATTGTCCCTCCTACACACCCTCTCTGAGCCCGTTTCCCACTACAGAATGCAGCTCTGCACCCCTGTGGGAGCTGACACTCTCAGCATCATGCATGGGATGCGGAGTCACAAACggtttgggggggggcactgacGGGGGCTTCTCTGCTCTCTTGTAGTCTCCAGGTTCCAGCAGGCCCTGCAGAGCTGGCCTGGGGCCCGTAAGAAAAGCCAGAGCCCAGGTGAGGAGCTGGACATCACATAGTCCAGTGAGGGGGTCCTAGGCTGCGGGGTCTGGAGGGAGCCCCCTGCTCAGGGGAAAGGAGGGTGAGCTGGACGGGCTGAAGCCCCAAATGTGCTTACTGAGTGGAGCTGCTCTGAAAGCCTCACTCTTCCCGTCTGTAAAATGGGCTCCGAGGGTGCAGGAGTGACAGCGACACGGGATGGCATTTTTTTTGCACGTGGTcaatccagattctatccccaacatACCATCGGATCCCCTGAGAGccaccaagagtcattcctgggtgcagagccaggagtaaaccctgagcatcactgtgtgtgacccaaaaaaaaacacaacccaaaCCACCCCAGGGGGATCTTTGAGGTCTCCAGCACATCCGCCAGGGACTCTCCACCCGTGATTGGTGCTTGACCACTGAGCCCTTGTCTGCAGCTACTCAGaagcagatccaggaggaactgGAAGTGATCAACTACAGGCTTGCTCGGATGAATGTCACTCTGGGTACGTCGGGGTGAGGCCCCAGGTCAGGAGTGCTGTGCAGGGGGTCAGGGGCTTCTATCAGCTTCTAGTCTACAGGCTTGAGGAGGGCGGGTGGGCTGGGGACCCTTCCATGAAAGGCCCCATGCTCTGAGCTGACTTGGCACACGGGGATCCAGTGCCCCCTGTccttgccccgccccccacccagggaTCTGACCCTGCCCTTCTCTCCCCAGAGAGGCTCTGCCGGCAGTGCCCCTGGGACTGGGAGCTCTTCCAGGGAAGCTGCTACTGGTTCTCCAGGTCCCAGAGCGATTGGATGTCTACAGACTCCGCCTGTCAGCACATGAACGCCCGGCTGGTGGTGGTCAACAGTGTCTCAGAGGAGGTGTGGCACCTTGCCTGGTCTCAACACCCTCTCAGTCACCCGTCTGGGAGGTCAAGCCTACAAGGCATAGGATGGACCATAAGTGCagtcagggaaggcttcctggaggagtaGGAGGAAGTTCCCGTGAGAGGTCATGTATGAGAGACACTGGGGTGAGGGCAGATGAGGCCTCTctctaccccccccccaccccattcgaGGAAGGAGACTCAGCAATGAACACAGCTGCTCTGGTGCCCTGGGGTCAGGCTGTGCCTGGACTTCAGGCCTTTCCTGGGtgcagggtgtgtgggggtgcaggcaggggtgcTCAGGCTGTGTTGGGGATCTTCCTTCTGATGCCCCCCCATCCTCTGCCCACAGAAATTCCTCCAGTCGTGGGAGATCCGGCATGAAAAAAGAACTTGGATCGGCCTCAGCGACCACCATGATGAGGCGTCCTGGCGATGGGTGGACGGGACCCCCCTTCAACTCAGGTGACCCCTCCCAGACACTGCCttgggggcagagcaggggagagagTCCCCAACCCCAAGCAGTGCCCAAAGTCGTCCTTCTGGGATCCCCATCCCAGTCCCCTGAGCCACTACAGAGAGGCCCATTCAAGAGCCAGGCCCAGGAGTCAGTTATTTACTCCCATGTCATCTGaatcttgatttattttattttattttactttttattgctttttgggtaactctcggcaatgctcaggagttactcatggctctgcactcaggaattactcctggcggttctcaggggaccctttgggatatcggggatagaacctgggtcactcGAGTGCAAGGtcaactccctacctgctgtgctattgctctggccccagaatcttGATTTCTTTGGTTTGAGCCACATCCGGTGGTGGACAAAGCTTAgtcccagctccgtgctcagggatcactcatggcgggATACAGGAGACAagaggggatgccagagatcaaatccgattttgctgcgtgtgaggcaagagcactcccgctgtactatctctccaacccctaccGGAGTAAATTTTTACAGTCCTTTCTTTGGGGCCAAGTGATGGGACAGCGgggcaggcacttgccctgcacatggccaacctgggctcagtccccagcactgctggtggtgtcctgagccccaccaagggtgattcctaagcacagaaccaggagtaagcactggcaAATGTGGCCCCGACACCAACTAAATTAACCACAATCCTGCCTCAGAATATCTCACCTCCTGTTGGAAATTGGTTGTAAAGTGCCAGAGGGCAGCCCCTCAGTGAGCAGGTCAGGTGGGCTAGGGTAGAGCTGAGGACAGGTCAGTAGGGGGCTCATTGCATCGCTGCTGTTCACAGCTTCTGGAAACCAGGAGAACCCAACAACGATAATAATGAGGACTGTGTGGAATTGTACAATGATGGCTGGAACGACGATAAGTGTCATAAAGAGAAGGCATGGATCTGTGAGAAGCCCATGGTGTCCTGCACCAATGTGTGATGACCATTGTCCCCCTCGGTCAGGTGCTTCCACCCCGACTGCTGCTTCCTTCTCCTGGATCTTGGAGATCCCCAGGGATCCCGAGACACCTttgcccactgccccccccccccgtcagctAGAGATCACCCCCTCCCTTGGGTGCCTCATCCTCCTCTCGGCCCCAGTGGCATCCTCTGAATAAAGTTACACACTGGATTCTGTCATCGCTGAACGTGGTGTCTGTGCTTTCACCTCTGTTTCAAGTGCTCTTGTTGATGACATTGTTGTCATTGTTGATGTCATTGCTGTTTGCTATGACAGTGTTTCTTtcaatgtctttcttcttctATGGACGAGAACTTGATTTCCTACACACCTCTTTGAGTTGGTTTGTAAAGCTGATGACAAATACATCTGCGAACACATGTCTGCCAGactttgttctgactgttcatcCATCTGTCTGCCTAACCCCTCACCCATCCATCATCATACAtctatccatccgtccatccatctccacacctatccacccatccattctttctttaaaatttttttttttgctttttgggtcacacctggcgatgcacagggattactcctggttctacactcaggaattactcctggcggtgctcaggggaccatatgggatgctgggattcgaacccgggtcggctgtgagcaaggcaaacgccctacccgctgtgctatcgctcccagccctttaaaaaattttaaaattcttttataaggtgtttcacaatatttgattgcagttaatattcaaacaccaatccaaccaccattaccccttcccacGACCAAATTTgcgatgtttccatcccaagccccaagccctgtcccaaagcacaatagaaattatatattttgtattgtctgttgtgGAAACCTGTTTTATGATGTGTTACatggccgcatttgcagccacgCATTCCAGAAATACATTCACTTGTATGTGAAGCTCGGCTCAAGCTTTGAGGAacggccttgagcgtggcggcggttgggttctgcCACACTCAAGGAGGTTTTCGGCTGTCAAGGCTGGGttctttggggcggggagggctctcacccgtcctTCTCTGGTCACCCTGAGTTAAACAGCCTCGCACAGAATCTGGTGGCATGGCTCTGGTaggcatcatgttgctcccttccaggagaaaaagccgtgtgatctggatggtggccgatgaggagattatctggcgctggcaggaggtgactTATAGGCTTGACCCATCCATTCATTCCTATACCTATCAATCCATCCATTCAGCTACACATTACCCACCCAcgatccacccacccatctacccatctgTCAACCCATCCACCACCTGCCCATTCACACATCCATCCATtcgtccacccacccaccaatccacccaatcattcattcatccatccacaaGTTAATCCATCTATTCATTCATCCACCTATCATCTATTTATCCTCCCATGCATGCATCCATCTATAtacttatccatccatccatccatccatccatccatccatccatccatccaccaacaCACCCATCCAATCTACCTTCTCTATGGAAGCCTTCTTCATATGGAAGTATGGTTGAGTTAGGGCAGTGCTGGCTTACTTACTCTTGGGTTCAGAACTTCGGcggtttttaaacatttttggtgGGGGCGACACAGCTTATTTAGAACAAAGAGGTCTTGATCTTGTCACTCTCACAAATAAAGTTTCACACAGCCAGTTTTGGTTGGTGCACTGTTCCTCCAACAGTGCTTGGTGTACCTCGCCTGGGAAGTGTGGACCTCTCAGCCTGCCTTCTTCCTAGGATGCATAATTAGCTAATTTAGGGGGTGTAGCAggagagagataatatgggggttaaggcgtttgcattgcacgcaacTGGccatggttcaatctccagcaccgtaTCGAGTCTCAGGAAAGCAcccagagttatccctgagcacagagccaggattagccagTAACAGCCCCAATAGCATTGAGAGAAATAAAGTATTGGAGTGTTGCTGCATGTACCTGGCCCTGCCTCCAAACCTTCACAAACCCTTTCACAGGATTCATCAATGTCTCGCCTTCCGTGTTCCCGTCCATCAGGAGACTTTGGTGGCTTTTTTCACGAATGACAGGAATCCCTCAACAGAGTCCAGGGCACCCAAAGGAAGCAATGACTAAGCGAAACCCAGAACCCTATTGAGTATGTCCATGAGTTTAAATCTTTGAACTGggtcatgaaataaaaaaaaaaaagggaaaagaaagatctGCCCTACCCAACGTCCCCCCTCCAGCTGTGTCAGGAAGTTTTCCCTTCCCGCCCTTTCCGTTCCCCCGCACCCCCGTCCACACACACCCAGTGACTTTTGGGGCAAAAGTGATGCCATCAACCCATCCCTTGTTCTCCTTTCTGACGGAAACGGGGACTAGATCAGGGATCAAGCGCTGGATTATAAAAACCAGAGTCCCAGTGAGGCGGTGGAGCCGGGAGAACAGAGGATGGGGGAGATGCTTAACCCTCAAGGACCAAGAGACCAAGGTGAGGTCGGCAGATATTGGGGGGCGCAGagccttggggtgctggggaaaccCAGGCTGGCTTCTGGCTCTCCTTCCAGGGAGTTGAGTTTATTCAGAGAAAGACTCAGTGTGTGTCTGTCCCAACCAGAGGAGGGGACGTTTGGGGACGTGAACATGGCcaaggaggagacaggaatatTCCAGACCATGAGGAGGTGGTCAGGTACTGAGTGGGTCAGCCACCTGGTGAAGGAGGCGCGGGAGGGGGGGTTGCTGGGAAGCGTCTCTGGAACAGGCACTAGGAACGTTGTTGctcagttctgcctcccccacacccctgcccgctCCGCAGGGCGCCTGCCCCGGATTAGCCTGTCTCTGTTGCAGCTTCTCATCAGTCTGATCTTCTTCCTGGTCCTCATCGTCATCCTGGTCCGCGGTGAGTCCCAGGAACTCTGTGTCCAGGCTTACGCTGGCTTTTCCTGCCAGGATGCCCTTTACCCTTTtctcctcgccccctccccccaccaaatgaCGAGGGTTTGGGCTCTGTGTCCCATGCTGTGTGATCTTGCCGTTCGGACACACCCTCTCTGAGCCCGATTCCCTGGCTGTGGCATGCAGCTCTGCGTCCCAGCTCTCAGCACCCCAAGATGTGATGCAGCGTCACATACacggtttgggggtcactccagcGGGTTTTCTCTGTTGCTTTGTAGTCTCCAAGGTCCGCCAATCCCTGCAGAGCTGGCCTGGGGCCAATCAGAAGAGCCAGGGCTCAGGTGAGGAGTGGACATCACACATTCCACGGTGGAGGGATTCCCCAGCTCAGCGTGAAAGCTGGAGGGTGTTTGTGTGCTGGAGCCCCAAGTGTGCTCACTGGGCTGTGCTGCTCTGTGAGCCTCACtcttctcatctgcaaaatgggctCCGAGGTCTCTGTGGGATCCACCCAGCATACTTCCGGGGGTGGGGCTCTACGTCGTTGCTTAATTGCTGAGTCCTTGTCTGCAGCTGACGCTCCTGAACAACAGTTCCAGGCCCGTCTGAATTTGATCAACCAGCAGCTTGTCCAGATAAACAACTCCCTGGGTAGGTCAGTCGGGTcccagtctgggggtgggggggcgctgggaGAGGCAGGCTGCTCCCATTTTCTAGGCTAAAGGTGTCTGGAGGGCTGTGAAGGTCGGGGCTGATCCCTGGGAGTTCCTCGCGCTGAGCTGCCCCAGGCCTGAGTTTCTGGGATCTGATCCACCCCCCTCTTTTCCCTAGAGAGGCTCTGCCGTGCCTGCCCCTGGGGCTGGGAGTACTTTCAGGGCACCTGCTACCAGTACTCCAGGTCCGTGGCAGATTGGTTTCATGCTATGTCAGCCTGTCGGAGTATAAATTCCCAGCTGGTGATTgtcaacagtgctcctgaggagGTGTGTCGGGCAGGCGTCTCTGACTGCTCTCAAGaccctctctcccaccttcctctATCCCCTGTACTTCGGAGACTCGGGCGTTCAGATGTGGTCAGGGAAGAGTCACTCAGGGaagtcttcctggaggaggaagcGGCATGCTCATGAGGCGGTCCCCAGAGAGAGAACATAGAGGAACGGaacttttcagtttgttttttgtttgtttgagttttaaaaatgttttttgcttttggg is part of the Sorex araneus isolate mSorAra2 chromosome 2, mSorAra2.pri, whole genome shotgun sequence genome and harbors:
- the LOC101559427 gene encoding CD209 antigen-like protein C gives rise to the protein MEEMFTPEGPGGPEETLEKQRLMENKAGIFQNLRWWSERLPQVRLRLVQLLISMGLFLLLVTILSQVSRFQQALQSWPGARKKSQSPATQKQIQEELEVINYRLARMNVTLERLCRQCPWDWELFQGSCYWFSRSQSDWMSTDSACQHMNARLVVVNSVSEEKFLQSWEIRHEKRTWIGLSDHHDEASWRWVDGTPLQLSFWKPGEPNNDNNEDCVELYNDGWNDDKCHKEKAWICEKPMVSCTNV